AAGGACGTCCTGTAGCTAAGTTCATAGAAGGTTTTTCTGAGATCATGCTGCGCATGATCAATATGATTATGGCCTTTGCTCCCTATGGTGTGGGGGCAAGCATGGCGTGGATTTCAGGAAGTCACGGCTTGGTGATTCTCTGGCAATTAGGAAAGTTTATCCTCGCGTATTACCTAGCGTGTTTTTTCCACGCTGTCATTGTTTTCGGCGGAATTATTCGCATGGGATGTAAAATGTCCTTCTCGAAATTCCTTGCTTCTATGATGGATGCAATATCCTGCGCGATATCTACTTCAAGTAGTTCTGCAACCTTGCCAGTAACCATGCGCTGCGTGTCAAAAAATCTTGGGGTTTCTTCGGAAGTTTCTGGTTTTGTTTTGCCCCTAGGTGCTACCGTCAATATGAACGGTACGGCGATCTTTCAAGGAATGGCTGCAGTATTTATCGCACAAGCTTATAACTGTCCTTTACCATTTAGTAGTTTATTGTTAATAGTGCTTGCAGCAACTTTTTCTGCAGTGGGTAGTGCAGGTGTCCCCGGAGGAGGAATGATCACTCTAGGCTCTGTTCTAGCTTCCGTAGGTTTGCCTATAGAAGGAATAGCTGTTCTAGCAGGAATTGATAGACTACGTGATATTATAGGCACTCCGATGAACATTCTTGGTGATGCCGTGGTAGCTGTTTACGTTGCTTCTGGAGAAGGCGAGTTGTCTAGACCAGAGGATAAAGTATCTTTAGAAGAACACAATACTGAGACAGTGTAGGGGAAGTTAAGCATGTTCGAATTTCGATTTCCGAAAATAGGGGAAACAGGTTCAGGGGGATTTGTTGTTCGTTGGTTAAAACAGATAGGAGAAAATGTTGCTAAGGATGAGCCTTTAATCGAGGTGTCCACAGATAAGATCGCTACGGAATTAGCATCTCCTCAAGCAGGGAAGCTATCCCGTTGTCTTGTAAATGAAGGTGATGAAGTTGCTTCCGGGGAAGTTTTAGCTTTAATAGATGTAGATACCGACGAAGCCTCGGTTCAAGAGGAAGTTCACTTAAAAGAGACCTGTTGTTCAGGATCATCGTGTTCCCATAGTGTAGGAAATCAAACAACATGGTTTTCCCCCGCAGTATTGAGTTTAGCTCATCGCGAAGGTATAAGTATTCAACAGCTTCAGGGGATAGCAGGAACAGGAAGTGATGGGCGAGTAACTCGGAAAGATTTAGAGGCCTATATTTCTGAAACGCGCGAATTTTCTGATCAGAAAACTTCTAATGCAAATGAAAATCGTATTCCTATGTCTCCATTACGTAGGGCGATAGCTTCCTCCCTATCAAAATCTTCAGACGAGGTTCCCCACGCATCTCTTGTTGTTGATGTTGACGTTACCGATTTGATGAATTTAATTTCCGGAGAGAAAGAAAGATTCTTCGCTACTCATGGCGTGAAACTGACAATTACTAGCTTCATCATTCAATGTTTAGCAAAAGCTTTAGAACAATTTCCCCTATTAAATGGGTCTTTAGATGGGGATACAATTGTTATGAAGAAGTCTATAAATGTGGGAGTCGCTGTTAACTTAAACAAGGAAGGCGTTGTTGTTCCCGTCATTCGCAATTGCCAAGATCGCGGTTTGGTAAGTATTGCTAAGTCTCTAGCAGATCTGTCAGTAAGATCACGAGCAAATAAACTAGACCCTTCAGAAACTCAAGATGGTAGCGTTACTGTTACTAATTTTGGTATGACAGGGGCGTTAATTGGCATGCCAATTATTCGTTATCCCGAAGTTGCTATTTTAGGTATAGGAACAATACAAAAACGTGTTGTTGTTCGCGATGACGATTCTTTAGCTATCAGAAAAATGGTGTATGTCACCCTAACCTTTGACCATAGGGTTCTGGACGGCATTTATGGTAGCGAATTTTTAACCTCATTGAAAAATCGTTTAGAGTCTGTTACTATGAGCTAACATGCCATAGTTTTTGCAAAGGACGATAGAAATGGGGTCCCCAGCTACAGCGATCGATTTATGCCAAGATATTGTTAATAAGCAGCAAGTAGTTTTAGAGCGATTTTTTGATACTTTTCATTGTCAGGATACTTGGCTATTAGCGGAAAAAATATTGGAGCATAAAGGCGCTATTTTTTTTTCTGGCGTGGGAAAAAGTGGATGCGTAGCTAGAAAAATAGTAGCTACTTTGCAATCTTTCGGCGAACAAGCTATCTTCCTTTCTTCAGGGGACGTTCTTCATGGGGATTTAGGCGTTATTCGTCCAGGAGACATCGTTTGTCTTTTTTCTAAAAGTGGAGAAACCCGAGAGCTTTTAGAATGGATCCCTTATTTAAAAGAGCGTGGTGTATTTCTTGTAGGGGTTACCTCTGCAGCTTATTCTAGCTTATCTATTTTCTGTGATCATGTGGTGATGCTGCCCATGATTGAAGAGTTAGATCCTTTCAATCTTGTTCCTACAACATCAACGACATGTCAGATGTTATTTGGAGATCTTCTCGCTATTACTTTATTACGTAGTCGGGGAATTTCTCTTTCTGAGTATGGGAAGAATCACCCCGGAGGACAAATAGGTCTGAAGGTCGTAGGGAAAATTCGAGATTACATGTTCCCTAAAACAGAGGTCCCTTTCTGTTCTCCTGAGCATACCATTGGGTATTCTTTAGATATTTTTTCTTCTTACGGCTGCGGTTGCGTTTGTATTGTAAATGAGCAGTTTGAAATGTTAGGTGTATTTACAGATGGAGACCTAAGAAGATCTCTGGCTCGTTTTGGTGGGGATGTTTTATCTCAGAAACTTGAAAATGTCATGACTGCAAATCCAAAAGTGATTAGTGAGGACGCTGATGTTGCTCTTGGTTTGCAAATGATGGAATCGGGTAGTCCTATAACGATTTTACCGGTTGTAGATGCTGAAAATCAAAGATATGTCGTGGGATTATTGCATATGCACACCCTAGCGAAAGCAGGGCTGATCTAAAAAATATCGGAAGAGAGAGTAAGCCGGATTCTGTCTACAAGATGACAAAAGCCATCTCGAGGGCAACCATTCATCTAGGGGACACATTACTGTATCCCTCAAGCGATTGTGAAAAAGCTTATGAGGAGAACCTCCTCAACTTGCAGAAACAAAAAGCTTTTTCTCTTGCTTCAGATAGGGTTTGCATGTCTATTAAGTCGCCTTAATAGCTCCTACTCATAAAGTAGGAATTTTCAGCCTGCCTATAAAAAAACTTTTATAGCGGAGTGTTTTCTGTTGCACTTTCCGTAGCCTTACGACCCCTGGAATTTCTCCAGTATCTTCTCTTATGAAGTCCAGACTTTCCTCTCAATATACCTTCATACAAAGATATAAAAAGCGGTTGCCTTTCTCTTCCGATGGAACTTGTTTATACAGCAGCGCGTCTGCGACGACGTTTTGCTGCAGAGCTGTCAGCAGCGAGAGCTTCGGGTTCTCGCCAATACAAAATTCTAGAACAATGTTCGCAGAAAATTAAACGATCTTTCTTACGAACTAAGTTTTCATGTTGAGGAGTTAAAACTATATGACACCCGCTGCAAACACGGTTTTCAATAGGAACAACAACGCGGTCTTTTTTATTGTTTAATAAGCGTTCATAGATAAGAAACATTTCTGGATCAGTAGTTTCTTTCAAAGCACTGCGCTGCTTTAATAAAGCCTGACCCTCATCATTGATTTTCTTAATGCTTTCACAAATCTCTTTTTCAATAGCGAAGCTACTGTTCTCTGTAGATGTTAGGCTCTCTTTTAAGGAAACAATGAGGTCCTCGCCTCCCGCCTGCTTATCCATAAGATCACTAAGTTGATGTTCTAAAGCACGACGTTCTTTATTTGCTGATGTCATCTCTTGGGTGAGCGCATTAAACTCATCCATCTTTTTCACAGCTGCTTGTTGGTTTTCTAATTTATTGATTTGATCAGAAATCTCTTGAATCCGATTCTCGCCTTCTTTAATCTGATTCTTTAAGTTTTCCATCTCCAACTCTTTCTCCTGAACTTTACGACGAATGTCAGCTTTAAGAGATTGGACTTTAGCTAGCTCTTTTTGATGCTCTTTTTTGACACGCACTAAGCGAATCATTTTAATATCGAGCTCTTGAATGGCTAAAATACTTTGGAGGGCTTCATGCATGAAAACTATTCCTTGCTTGGCTTAGTGGTTCCTAAATACGGATGAGAAATCATAGAATTTAGGAATGAATACATCTGAAGAAGAAAGCAAGTTTACCTCTTTTTTATCAAGAAGTAAAGAACGTTTTTTTCGATAAAAGAAATTCCTAAGAGATAAAGGTTTAGGAAAAGGAAAAAGTTTAATTGCACTGGAAAAAGTGCAAAGTAATCTTTGCCTGCCCACACTCAAGAATGCCTTTAAAATACGGTTAGGAGTAAACTCCTATACAAAAGAGACGATCCTGTTCGGGTATTCTCTAGTTTTTATTACTTCTGTTCTTTCCCTATTCTTCCCTAAATTACTCAATCCACAAGGACATTATCCTTATGAATCTAAGAGTAGCGTAGCTATGGACAGAAAAAAATAAAAGGTTCTTTTTTTCTAATTTTTATTTGAGCATTAAGAATGAGCGGATTCGATTAGAATCTGCTCATTCTATTTAAGGAGGGCATGAGAATTATTCTGCGGCAAAGGGATCTTGTAGAAGAATTAGAAGTTTGAGTGAGTTGGGGTTTCCTAAAGCTAGATTGTTAACTGCATCAATCAAAGCTTTTTTACAAAGGTCACGGCAATTTAAGACCCATTGATACTCCCGATCAGCCTTAGGCGTTGCGTCTTTTTCTCCCGTTTCATAAACCGAAGAAAATAGAGGGACAGCTACTATAGAACAGTTCTTTTCGAGGGCTTCAGCAAAACAATTTTCATAGGAAAGTAGCGCTCGTTGATAGTAGCGATTTACCACCTCTTGATCGTCTCCAGAGAAATCACTTATTTTAGGGCCTTTGACAAAACCTAAAAACTCCGGAATTCTTTCTTTTTCTAGTATCGAAGCTTTGCTGTCAGCTTTTAACGTTAGTTTATTAGAACGAGTTTCCGTGGGTGTAAAAATTTGAGGGACGGAAGGGAGGTCTTTGTATTGGCATTTACTCCATTCTGTGAATTTTTTATTTTTTGTAAGTTCTTGAAAGAATGCCTTCGCTTGATTCGTGTTAAGCGTAAACATTCCCATACTATTAGAGGAAACAGCGTGGAAGATCATTCCGGATTCGGAAGTTACTGCTCTTGGCGTATTTGATTTGGGAAGAGCGTTAAGTTTTAATGCAAAAGTAGTTGTTTTATCTCCTTGAATGCCAAGTTTGACGCCGGGATTTTTCTTGTTTTGATAAAAAGCTACGTTTGTCCCTGGTGTAATCACAAAGTTGGCGTTAACAGTTTGAGGTGGGAGTTGTCTAAAGTTTTGCTCCAGAGCTTCTTGCCAATTGCCATTTTCTTTCTGAGAGAGGCTTTTATATGCCAGGAGAGCTATCCCAGCTAAGAGAACGGATACAACAAGTAAACCGAAAAATACAGGAGATCCTAATGTGAGAGCCAGAGCTATACCGGCTGCACCGACTCCTGCAGCAATTGTTCCAAGAATAGTGGTTGTTGCTATTCTCAAAGCTTTAGTTCTTTTTTCATTCGCAAGTTCTCTAGAAGAGAAACTGGACGTAGGATCTGTAATTTGCTGGTTCCTTTGATTAGAAGGACCGACAGGATTAGCGCTCGCCATGATAAAATTAGTTTTTGTTTATTTGAATATTTAAATTTTATCATTTAGCGAAATTCTGTTTTGAAACTTTATTCTTTATAAAATCTTTACACAGATTCGGGGTCGCTTAAGGCTTCTTTAGGGTAGACCTTGAGGGTGATATACATTTGTTTGAGCTTTTCTGTTGCTAGGTGTCTTAGAATAAAAAACAAGGGGATTAGGGTAGGAAGAAGTAAAAGAAATAAAGGATGAACACAGCATGCTAGGCTAATAATGCCCGCTGCTAAGGAAATTAAAGCTAAAGAGTGAATTACGCTGTGACAAAGAAAATATACTAACTTTTGTCTGGTCGTACTTCCTTTAGAAAATATATTTAAAGGTTCTTCAGGAACAGAAGTTAATATGGAGGGTATAGTTGACATAAGAGAATCGCATAGAAGACACTTATACACGAGAAGAATTTTACATGGAAAAGTGTTTTTTGTCAGTAGCATTCTCCCCGAAGTCTTTAGGGATAAGTTTCCCTGAAGAGCTATAATTTTTTTGAAATTCTTGAAGTGTAATTGGGCCTTGGCACCAATGGTCCTTATCCGGAAGTGTAGGGAACAGAGAGGCATAGGCGCGGACAGTCGAGGGGCTTGTAAAAATCACCCGATGATAGGGAGCAAATATCCCCGGATGAAGAGGGAGCTGTTCAACTGTATAGTGTGGATAGGCAAAAAATAGCCTATTTTCTTGTGATAAGAAATTTTTGATCAAAGGTCTCGATAATGCCGAGTGCGGGTAAAGGATGCGCGCATCTGGAGGTAGGAGAGTAATTAGAGGCAGGACCCCCTCTCCGGTTTCAATAGTGGCTAATGAATAGCGCGCGTCCGGAAGAAAAGTACGGAGGCGTTGGGCTGTGATTCTCCCCACGCAAAGGTAATGCTTGTGTAGTAAAGCTTGTTTCGATGTTTTTTTTATCATCCTAGAAACGAACAGAGATGTTGAGGATGGGCTTGTAAGTATAACATGCGTCGATTGCTTAAAATAACGATAAGCTCTGCGTAGTTGATGCGAGTTTGTTTTTCGGGGGACTATTTTAAGAATAGGGAGGAAATGGGCGTGGTATTTCTTCGCTGTTCGTTGATTTAAACCTAGGTATGCAGTCATCGAAGTATTTTCTAGAAATAAACCCAATGAGCATAGTTTAAATAGTCGCCGATTGTTTTGCATCTGGAAAACCCGCGATAGGCTCTAGAGATATTCTCGTGCTTTTTCTTGTTAATATATTTGTTTTTATCATTGTTTGAGTTAGGTAATGAGCAGATTGACATTTTTCGATACGAGAGCTAGGATGTCTTTTTCTAGATTTTAGCTTTTTCTCCAGGAGAAAATCAGAGTAGTTCTTAAGCTTGCTTAGTTTAAGGGAGGAAGACGTCAAAAATTTTTATTACAATTTTTTCTTAGTAGTTGTTATAGAGGTCGGCAATGACATCATTATTGCATAAATTTTTAGAGAACACTTCAGGGAAGCAGGGACAAGACCTAGCTTCTACTGCATATCTAGCCGCATTGGATCATCTTCTACACTCCTTCCCTTCCATTGGCAAAAGCATAATTGACGAGTTAAAAAGCCAACGCTCTCGTTTAAAAATGATTGCTTCTGAAAATTACGCCTCTATTTCCGTACAACTAGCTATGGGGAATTTGCTGACGGATAAATATTGTGAAGGCAGTCCCTTTAAGCGTTTTTACTCTTGTTGTGAGAATGTCGATGCTATCGAATGGGAATGCGTGGAAACAGCCAAAGAGCTTTTCGGTGCAGAAAGCGCTTTTGTGCAGCCGCATTCTGGAGCAGACGCTAATTTATTAGCAATCATGTCTATTATTACTCATAAAATTCAAGGCCCTGCTGTTAAGCGTTTGGGATATAAAAGTATTAATGATCTTAGCGAAAAAGAATACACAGAGTTAAAAGCAGAGATAAGCTCTCATGTGTGTTTAGGGCCTTCATTGAACTCTGGGGGACATTTAACTCATGGTAACGTGCGTTTAAATGTGATGTCTAAGTTAATGCGTTGTTTGCCTTACGAGGTTAATCGTAAAACAGAATGTTTTGACTACTCTGAAATAGCTCGTTTAGTTCGCACACATAAGCCTACAGTATTGATAGCGGGTTATTCTTCGTATTCTCGAAGATTGAATTTTTCTACCTTAAAGCAAATAGCAGATGATTGTGGTGCTGTGTTATGGGTAGATATGGCACATTTTGCAGGTCTTGTTGCTGGCGGTGTATTTGTTGAAGAAGAAAACCCCGTGCCTTTTGCAGATATTATTACAACAACAACGCATAAAACCTTGCGAGGACCTCGTGGAGGTTTAGTTTTAGCTTCTAAGGAGTACGAAGGAGTAATTAATAGGGCATGCCCTTTAATGATGGGCGGTCCTTTGCCTCATGTTATAGCTGCCAAGGCTATAGCATTGAAAGAAGCTTTAACAGTAGATTTCAAGAAGTATGCTCATCAGGTTGTGGATAATGCTAGAACTTTGTCTGATCATTTCCAGAAGCAGGGCTTACGAGTGCTTACAGGTGGTACAGATAATCACATGTTGATTATTGATCTCACTTCTTTAGGGATCTCTGGACGTATAGCCGAAGATATTTTAAGCTCCGTAGGTATTGCAGTTAACAGGAACACTATACCGTCCGACGCAGTAGGAAAGTGGGAGACTTCAGGTATACGTTTAGGAACAGCTGCTTTAACCACTTTAGGTATGAGTAGTGATGAAATGGAAGAAGTTGCGAATATTATTGTGAAAGTATTGCGAAATATTACTTTGAGACGTAATGCTGATGATAGTTTTAGTAAAAGTGAAGGGGAGCTTCCAGAAAACATTGCTCAAGAGGCCAGAGATCGAGTTGTAGACTTATTATCTCGATTTCCTCTATATCCTGAAATCGATCTGGAAACTTTAGTTTAGTTAGGAGATATGTTGTTCTATGCCTGATGGGGAAGTAGTTCATAAGTTACGAGATGTTATAGATAAAAGAATTTTAGAATCCCGTAGGGTGTTCTTTTCTGAGCCTGTAACAGACAAGAGTGCAGCGGAAGCTATTAAAAAGTTTTGGTATTTAGAACTTACCAATCCTGGCCTGCCCATAATATTCGTAATTAATAGTCCTGGAGGATCTGTCGATGCAGGATTTGCTGTGTGGGATCAGATAAAAATGTTAACTTCTCCCGTAACTACTGTAGTTACAGGGTTAGCTGCTTCCATGGGTTCAGTATTAAGCCTATGCGCTGCTCCAGGGCGTCGCTTTGCTACTCCTCATGCTCGTATTATGATTCACCAGCCTTCTATAGGAGGCCCTATTACTGGGCAAGCCACGGATTTAGATATTCATGCTCGTGAAATCTTAAAAACAAAAAAACGTATAATAGACGTTTATTTGGAAGCAACTGGGCAACCTAGAGAAGTGCTTGAAAAGGCAATTGATAGGGATATGTGGATGACCGCAGACGAAGCCAAAGATTTCGGTTTGTTAGATGGCATCTTGTTCTCATTCAACGATCTCTAATTATCACCTCTATTCTGGGGCAGGAAATCGTTTTATTCTTAGCGAAGCCTCTTGCCCCGATCATCAAACACTCCTTACTCTATGTAATAAGCATCAAGTAGACGGGCTTTTGCTTGTTCTTCCTTCTTCGATTGCAGATGCTAGATTCATTATTTTTAATAATGATGGTTCTCGCGCTAGTATGTGTGGGAATGGCCTCCGTTGTGTTATTGCCCATGTCGCCTCAGCATTGGAAAAAGAAGAGGTAAGTATAGAAACTGATTCCGGAGTCTATCAGGGAGTATTTTGTTCTTGGGATTGTGTTATTGTAAACATGACTCTCCCACATTGGAATTTCCATACTCATAGGCTTTCACATGCCCTTCCAGGACTTCCTCAGGATGTATTTAGTATAGATACCGGAGTTCCTCATCTTGTGGTTTTTGTTAGTGATTTATCGATCACCCCTGTGGATTTTTGGGGGAGATTTTTACGCTACCACAAAGATTTTTCTCCACAAGGTACAAATGTAAACTTTGCTAAGATTCTTAATTCTAACGAATTGCAAATACGCACTTATGAACGTGGGTTAGAACGGGAATCCGCAGCCTGTGGAACAGGTGCCACAGCGGTGGCTCTTGTTTCTGCTAACTATTATAGTTGGCAAGATACAAAAATAACTATTCGGACTTGGAACAATATTTTACTTGGAATTTCTTTGATTGGTGATCAAGTATTTCTTGAAGGTCCTGTAAATAAAGAAGGAGAGGTGAAATCAACACCATCTCTAAAAATTTTAAATTGAATATCAATGAAATATAGGTTCAAAAATAGCTAAGACAAGGAATTTTCTCTTAAGTATTTTAGTTGGGAATGCATTCCTTTAGGATAGAT
This window of the Chlamydia sp. BM-2023 genome carries:
- a CDS encoding dihydrolipoamide acetyltransferase family protein; translated protein: MFEFRFPKIGETGSGGFVVRWLKQIGENVAKDEPLIEVSTDKIATELASPQAGKLSRCLVNEGDEVASGEVLALIDVDTDEASVQEEVHLKETCCSGSSCSHSVGNQTTWFSPAVLSLAHREGISIQQLQGIAGTGSDGRVTRKDLEAYISETREFSDQKTSNANENRIPMSPLRRAIASSLSKSSDEVPHASLVVDVDVTDLMNLISGEKERFFATHGVKLTITSFIIQCLAKALEQFPLLNGSLDGDTIVMKKSINVGVAVNLNKEGVVVPVIRNCQDRGLVSIAKSLADLSVRSRANKLDPSETQDGSVTVTNFGMTGALIGMPIIRYPEVAILGIGTIQKRVVVRDDDSLAIRKMVYVTLTFDHRVLDGIYGSEFLTSLKNRLESVTMS
- a CDS encoding zinc ribbon domain-containing protein is translated as MHEALQSILAIQELDIKMIRLVRVKKEHQKELAKVQSLKADIRRKVQEKELEMENLKNQIKEGENRIQEISDQINKLENQQAAVKKMDEFNALTQEMTSANKERRALEHQLSDLMDKQAGGEDLIVSLKESLTSTENSSFAIEKEICESIKKINDEGQALLKQRSALKETTDPEMFLIYERLLNNKKDRVVVPIENRVCSGCHIVLTPQHENLVRKKDRLIFCEHCSRILYWREPEALAADSSAAKRRRRRAAV
- a CDS encoding dicarboxylate/amino acid:cation symporter → MKLWMKIFIGLFVGVTLGLILEDKAIFFKPVGDIFLNLLSMVVYPLVFCSMVLGIASISDMKKLGRIGMKSVALYLGTTCVAIVIGLCFAQFFNPGEGCDLSHSVVETNIVAPEKDSAYFLSLISRVFPSNPVRSFVEGNILQIIVFAMFLGIAMRLSGEQGRPVAKFIEGFSEIMLRMINMIMAFAPYGVGASMAWISGSHGLVILWQLGKFILAYYLACFFHAVIVFGGIIRMGCKMSFSKFLASMMDAISCAISTSSSSATLPVTMRCVSKNLGVSSEVSGFVLPLGATVNMNGTAIFQGMAAVFIAQAYNCPLPFSSLLLIVLAATFSAVGSAGVPGGGMITLGSVLASVGLPIEGIAVLAGIDRLRDIIGTPMNILGDAVVAVYVASGEGELSRPEDKVSLEEHNTETV
- a CDS encoding uroporphyrinogen-III synthase produces the protein MTAYLGLNQRTAKKYHAHFLPILKIVPRKTNSHQLRRAYRYFKQSTHVILTSPSSTSLFVSRMIKKTSKQALLHKHYLCVGRITAQRLRTFLPDARYSLATIETGEGVLPLITLLPPDARILYPHSALSRPLIKNFLSQENRLFFAYPHYTVEQLPLHPGIFAPYHRVIFTSPSTVRAYASLFPTLPDKDHWCQGPITLQEFQKNYSSSGKLIPKDFGENATDKKHFSM
- a CDS encoding KpsF/GutQ family sugar-phosphate isomerase, whose protein sequence is MGSPATAIDLCQDIVNKQQVVLERFFDTFHCQDTWLLAEKILEHKGAIFFSGVGKSGCVARKIVATLQSFGEQAIFLSSGDVLHGDLGVIRPGDIVCLFSKSGETRELLEWIPYLKERGVFLVGVTSAAYSSLSIFCDHVVMLPMIEELDPFNLVPTTSTTCQMLFGDLLAITLLRSRGISLSEYGKNHPGGQIGLKVVGKIRDYMFPKTEVPFCSPEHTIGYSLDIFSSYGCGCVCIVNEQFEMLGVFTDGDLRRSLARFGGDVLSQKLENVMTANPKVISEDADVALGLQMMESGSPITILPVVDAENQRYVVGLLHMHTLAKAGLI
- a CDS encoding ATP-dependent Clp protease proteolytic subunit, producing the protein MPDGEVVHKLRDVIDKRILESRRVFFSEPVTDKSAAEAIKKFWYLELTNPGLPIIFVINSPGGSVDAGFAVWDQIKMLTSPVTTVVTGLAASMGSVLSLCAAPGRRFATPHARIMIHQPSIGGPITGQATDLDIHAREILKTKKRIIDVYLEATGQPREVLEKAIDRDMWMTADEAKDFGLLDGILFSFNDL
- the dapF gene encoding bifunctional diaminopimelate epimerase/glutamate racemase, whose protein sequence is MASCSHSTISNYHLYSGAGNRFILSEASCPDHQTLLTLCNKHQVDGLLLVLPSSIADARFIIFNNDGSRASMCGNGLRCVIAHVASALEKEEVSIETDSGVYQGVFCSWDCVIVNMTLPHWNFHTHRLSHALPGLPQDVFSIDTGVPHLVVFVSDLSITPVDFWGRFLRYHKDFSPQGTNVNFAKILNSNELQIRTYERGLERESAACGTGATAVALVSANYYSWQDTKITIRTWNNILLGISLIGDQVFLEGPVNKEGEVKSTPSLKILN
- a CDS encoding glycine hydroxymethyltransferase, with translation MTSLLHKFLENTSGKQGQDLASTAYLAALDHLLHSFPSIGKSIIDELKSQRSRLKMIASENYASISVQLAMGNLLTDKYCEGSPFKRFYSCCENVDAIEWECVETAKELFGAESAFVQPHSGADANLLAIMSIITHKIQGPAVKRLGYKSINDLSEKEYTELKAEISSHVCLGPSLNSGGHLTHGNVRLNVMSKLMRCLPYEVNRKTECFDYSEIARLVRTHKPTVLIAGYSSYSRRLNFSTLKQIADDCGAVLWVDMAHFAGLVAGGVFVEEENPVPFADIITTTTHKTLRGPRGGLVLASKEYEGVINRACPLMMGGPLPHVIAAKAIALKEALTVDFKKYAHQVVDNARTLSDHFQKQGLRVLTGGTDNHMLIIDLTSLGISGRIAEDILSSVGIAVNRNTIPSDAVGKWETSGIRLGTAALTTLGMSSDEMEEVANIIVKVLRNITLRRNADDSFSKSEGELPENIAQEARDRVVDLLSRFPLYPEIDLETLV